The nucleotide window TTGGGATAGGAAACAGATTAGCGTAAACTTCGTTTTCTCTTTGGCTTTCAAGCTCCGATCTTTGGGGTCTGCGTTCATTTTAGACACTTTCACTTGCTCTCCACTGCTTAAAATCAATGTTTTTATAGGTCCTTTTCCTAAATCAAGTGATTGATTTGAAGTATTTTCTAAGGTGGTTGTTAGTTGAATCACATTCATTTTTTCTGTATTCAACCCTCGTTCTTTCAGGTTATACTTGCCTAGGTCACTTACTTCTGTGCTTTGTACGATTTTAATTCGTTCCACTTGGATATGAAGTGGGCTTACTTCAATCTTCGTATTTGGTTCACTTAATTGATTCAAGACAAATATTCCAAGAGGATGTGTTGCTTTCTCTCCTACTCGAGTTAATGGTTCTTTATAAGCTTTAACTTCTACATTCGGTTTAGGTGTTATGGAATTATTCTCGCTATCAGCTTTGCTTTCTGTTTCCGTTTTTGTTTGACTTGAACAAGCAGATACAAATGCGCACACCCATACAATCATTAGAAAGGAAAAGATTTTCTTCATTTATACACTCCTTTATTACAGACTATTATCAATGTATTTAATTTCATTATATCTTACATATTTTAGAATTATCAAAAAATATCCATATCATTTTGCACAATAAAAAGGGATCACCACAGCAATCCCTTTCTTAAACCCATGCTCCCAGTAGTTGAAGGAGACATCTTATTAAGCCTATCTAATACAAAATAATAACGTGAACCCCACCCTCCCTTTCTAACGTAAAGAAAAGGAGAAAATGGCTATGCCTGTTGATAACCTCGTTATATCATTTTGTCAAATTCAGTTTTTCACACCCACATGTTCAATAATTCGCTTCATTGCCTGAATCTGTCCCATATGAGTTGCTTCATGCATCATTGTAACACCCGCCAGTTCTCCAAAGGTTTTACATCCCAGAAATGGCTTTTCCAAGGTATCTTTTAGCTGTTCAGCAGGAATTTGCTGAATACGAGATAATTGATCCTTTAACTGTATCATAAGCTCATCCATAGTAGGTACATCCCCCGTCCAATCGGCTGGTTTGGTACCATTCCCGAACAATTCCATATAGTTTGCTGGAAGATGAGTTGTTGCATGAGGAAAACCAAACATAGTTTGTTCAGTAACTGTCAAAACGTGACCTGTATGCCAATGAATTGTGTTGTTGAAACCATCTGGCTGCACATCAGTTTGATCCTTAGAAACAGACCCTATGATTTTGAGGAAGTACTCCCTTCCGATTTCAAATTGTTTGAATACAAGTTTGTTCATCTT belongs to Priestia megaterium and includes:
- a CDS encoding DinB family protein, yielding MNKLVFKQFEIGREYFLKIIGSVSKDQTDVQPDGFNNTIHWHTGHVLTVTEQTMFGFPHATTHLPANYMELFGNGTKPADWTGDVPTMDELMIQLKDQLSRIQQIPAEQLKDTLEKPFLGCKTFGELAGVTMMHEATHMGQIQAMKRIIEHVGVKN